From one Streptomyces spiramyceticus genomic stretch:
- a CDS encoding HelD family protein, with the protein MTSPDHALSHALSQERTFHDACRAALTRMTEGTGEQVVTGEDVSASGADAEVLGFHLRSYAKELREEPESPLFFGRIDLADGQSHHIGRRRIAEHPADPPLVIDWRAPVSRTFYRASARDPQGVVVRRRFGWAPWSKGASEDLTGLEDEWLMGGAPGGGPGVGPGGAPDGGPGGAPGGILAGEIERPRVGPMRDIAATIQPEQDDLVRSELAASVCVQGAPGTGKTAVGLHRAAYLLYTYPQRLQRSGLLILGPNRAFLSYISEVLPALGETGIRQSTVDDELARHPIRAEDEPAAAVVKHDARMAAVLRRALYGRVSAPVESVAVPDGSYRWRIPLGELERIVAEVRAEAPPYAVGRERVRTRAVRALQLQAERRAGPPGNEWLRRMGRARAIGAFVDSVWPKVRAEEVVAGVLADPCDPLLTAAERRAIRWAAPPRSWKSAKWSAADLVLIDEVAGLIERPESYGHIVIDEAQDLSPMQCRAIARRVDFGSVTVLGDLAQGTTPWAARTWPELLAHLGKDTAVVVPLTAGFRVPQAIVALANRLLGALDVDVPLGRSLRGGGELTIREVPDVVAATVDAVRVALGREGSVGVIADAGEVGALREALGVAGLAEEARVSVVAAAMVKGLEYDHVVVVEPAAIVGAEGRGLHRLYVVLTRAVSRLVVLHRLPLPVEMVG; encoded by the coding sequence ATGACGTCACCCGACCATGCACTCAGCCATGCACTCAGCCAGGAACGGACCTTCCACGACGCCTGCCGCGCTGCCCTGACCCGGATGACCGAGGGCACCGGTGAACAGGTCGTCACCGGCGAGGACGTCTCCGCCTCCGGCGCCGACGCCGAAGTTCTCGGCTTCCATCTGCGCAGCTACGCCAAGGAGTTGCGGGAGGAGCCCGAGAGCCCGCTCTTCTTCGGGCGCATCGACCTGGCCGACGGGCAGAGCCACCACATCGGCCGCCGCCGCATCGCCGAGCACCCGGCCGATCCGCCGCTGGTGATCGACTGGCGCGCGCCTGTGTCCCGCACCTTCTACCGGGCGAGCGCGCGCGACCCGCAGGGGGTCGTGGTGCGACGCCGGTTCGGCTGGGCGCCGTGGAGCAAGGGGGCGTCGGAGGATCTGACGGGGCTGGAGGACGAGTGGCTGATGGGGGGCGCTCCTGGTGGCGGCCCCGGCGTCGGCCCCGGTGGCGCACCGGATGGAGGCCCCGGTGGCGCACCGGGTGGCATCCTCGCCGGGGAGATCGAACGGCCCCGCGTCGGCCCGATGCGCGACATCGCCGCCACGATCCAGCCCGAACAGGACGATCTCGTACGCTCCGAGCTCGCCGCGTCGGTCTGCGTACAGGGCGCACCCGGCACCGGGAAGACCGCCGTCGGGCTGCACCGCGCCGCGTACCTGCTCTATACGTATCCGCAGCGCCTGCAGCGCAGCGGTCTGCTCATCCTCGGGCCCAACCGGGCCTTCCTCTCGTACATCTCCGAGGTGCTTCCGGCTCTTGGCGAGACGGGCATCCGGCAGTCGACCGTCGACGACGAGCTGGCCCGCCATCCGATACGCGCGGAGGACGAGCCGGCGGCAGCCGTCGTCAAGCACGATGCCCGGATGGCGGCGGTGCTGCGCCGCGCGCTCTACGGGCGGGTGTCGGCGCCCGTCGAATCCGTCGCCGTACCGGACGGCTCGTACCGCTGGAGGATTCCGCTCGGCGAACTGGAGCGGATCGTCGCGGAGGTACGGGCGGAGGCGCCGCCGTACGCCGTCGGCCGCGAACGCGTCCGGACGCGTGCCGTCCGCGCCCTTCAGCTGCAGGCCGAGCGCCGGGCGGGGCCGCCGGGGAACGAGTGGCTGAGGAGGATGGGACGGGCTCGGGCGATCGGGGCGTTCGTGGACTCCGTGTGGCCGAAGGTGCGGGCGGAGGAGGTGGTGGCGGGGGTGCTCGCGGACCCCTGCGACCCGCTTCTTACGGCCGCTGAGCGGCGGGCGATCCGGTGGGCCGCGCCGCCGCGCTCCTGGAAGAGCGCCAAGTGGTCGGCCGCGGACCTGGTGTTGATCGACGAGGTCGCGGGCCTGATCGAACGCCCGGAGAGCTACGGCCACATCGTCATCGACGAGGCGCAGGACCTCTCCCCGATGCAGTGCCGGGCGATCGCCCGCCGCGTCGACTTCGGCTCGGTGACGGTGCTGGGCGATCTTGCGCAGGGTACGACGCCGTGGGCGGCCCGTACGTGGCCGGAACTCCTTGCGCACCTGGGCAAGGACACGGCCGTGGTCGTCCCGCTGACGGCGGGCTTTCGCGTACCGCAGGCGATTGTGGCGTTGGCGAACCGGCTGCTCGGGGCGCTGGATGTCGACGTACCGCTCGGGCGGTCACTGCGCGGGGGAGGGGAGCTGACGATACGTGAGGTGCCGGATGTGGTGGCGGCGACGGTGGATGCGGTGCGGGTGGCGCTGGGGAGGGAGGGGTCGGTGGGAGTGATCGCGGATGCGGGGGAGGTAGGGGCTTTGCGAGAGGCGTTGGGGGTGGCGGGGCTGGCTGAGGAGGCTCGGGTGTCCGTGGTGGCTGCGGCGATGGTCAAGGGGCTGGAGTACGACCATGTCGTGGTGGTGGAGCCGGCTGCGATTGTGGGGGCCGAGGGGCGGGGGTTGCACCGGCTGTACGTGGTGCTGACGCGGGCGGTCAGCCGGCTGGTCGTCCTGCACCGGCTGCCGCTGCCGGTGGAGATGGTGGGGTGA
- a CDS encoding TetR family transcriptional regulator, with protein sequence MGLRERKKQQMYRVISDVAIALFLEKGFDNVSVAEVAAAADISKPTLFRYFPSKEDLALHRFADHEDEPARVVLAGRAEGLSPLDALHRHFVARLEARDPVTGLSDAAEVLAFHRLLYGTPSLVARLFAYLNRSEEALAAALDGPDVLASRLAAGQIVAVQRILAEENWRRIEAGESAEVLLPGAVEAADRAFGQLREGLGGQF encoded by the coding sequence ATGGGTTTGCGGGAGCGTAAGAAGCAGCAGATGTACCGGGTGATCTCCGACGTCGCGATCGCCCTCTTCCTGGAGAAGGGCTTCGACAACGTCTCCGTGGCGGAGGTGGCCGCCGCGGCCGACATCTCCAAGCCGACCCTCTTCCGCTACTTCCCCTCCAAGGAGGACCTCGCGCTGCACCGGTTCGCCGACCACGAGGACGAGCCGGCCCGGGTCGTGCTCGCCGGACGGGCGGAGGGGCTTTCGCCGCTGGACGCCCTGCACCGGCACTTCGTGGCCCGGCTCGAAGCGCGCGATCCGGTGACCGGACTGAGCGATGCCGCCGAGGTGCTCGCCTTTCACCGGCTGCTGTACGGGACTCCGAGCCTCGTCGCGAGGCTCTTCGCCTACCTGAACCGTTCCGAGGAGGCGCTGGCCGCCGCCCTGGACGGGCCCGACGTACTCGCTTCGCGGCTCGCCGCCGGTCAGATCGTCGCCGTACAGCGGATCCTCGCCGAGGAGAACTGGCGGCGGATCGAGGCGGGGGAGAGCGCGGAGGTGTTGCTGCCGGGGGCGGTGGAGGCGGCGGACCGGGCGTTCGGGCAGTTGCGGGAGGGGCTCGGGGGCCAATTTTAG
- a CDS encoding zinc-binding dehydrogenase, whose product MRAIQVTEFGGPEVLVATELPDPVAGPGEVVVGVAVADTLYVETQIRSGWGEYFDVTPPYVPGGGAAGTVLAVGEGVDPAWVGRRVVAGPGVSGTYAEQVVAPVDRLTPVPDGLGLREAAALAHDGVTGTGILDAIRIRAGERVLILGASGGMGTLLVQMAHAAGAHVVGAARGKQKLDLVRELGADAVVDYSEPGWTERAREALGGVGADVLLDGVGGELGLAAFALTADGGRVSAHGAPSGGFAAIDAGEAERRGITLRGIAEVQFAAETITRLSGRALAEAAAGRLRPVIAATFPLEGAADAHRAIEARSVAGKALLTVGEGTLRR is encoded by the coding sequence ATGCGCGCAATTCAGGTGACGGAATTCGGCGGTCCGGAGGTCCTGGTGGCGACCGAGCTGCCGGACCCGGTGGCCGGGCCGGGCGAGGTCGTCGTAGGGGTCGCGGTGGCCGACACCCTCTACGTCGAGACGCAGATCCGCAGCGGCTGGGGCGAGTACTTCGACGTCACCCCGCCCTACGTGCCGGGCGGCGGCGCCGCCGGCACCGTGCTGGCAGTCGGCGAGGGCGTGGACCCGGCGTGGGTCGGGCGCCGGGTCGTGGCGGGCCCTGGTGTCAGCGGGACGTACGCCGAGCAGGTCGTCGCCCCCGTCGACCGGCTGACGCCGGTACCGGACGGCCTCGGCCTGCGCGAGGCCGCCGCACTCGCCCACGACGGTGTCACCGGCACCGGCATCCTCGACGCGATACGCATCCGGGCGGGCGAGCGGGTCCTGATCCTGGGCGCGTCGGGCGGCATGGGCACGCTGCTGGTGCAGATGGCGCACGCGGCCGGGGCGCATGTCGTGGGGGCGGCGCGGGGCAAGCAGAAGCTGGATCTCGTACGGGAGCTGGGAGCCGACGCGGTCGTGGACTACTCCGAGCCGGGCTGGACGGAGCGGGCCCGCGAGGCCCTGGGTGGCGTCGGCGCGGACGTCCTCCTTGACGGCGTGGGCGGTGAACTCGGCCTCGCTGCCTTCGCGTTGACGGCCGACGGCGGCCGCGTATCGGCGCACGGCGCACCGAGCGGCGGCTTCGCGGCGATCGACGCGGGCGAGGCGGAGCGCCGCGGCATCACGCTGCGGGGCATCGCGGAGGTCCAGTTCGCGGCGGAGACGATCACGCGACTGTCGGGGAGGGCGCTGGCAGAGGCGGCCGCGGGACGGCTTCGCCCGGTGATCGCCGCGACGTTCCCGCTGGAGGGGGCGGCGGATGCGCACAGGGCGATCGAGGCACGGTCGGTGGCGGGCAAGGCACTGCTCACGGTCGGCGAGGGCACCTTGCGCAGGTAG
- a CDS encoding cupin domain-containing protein yields MTLVSPPEGLVVPPGEGRTLAAAAQRVTFKVTGDHARGASSFEVVVPPGFDVGAHAHARSEELFYVLEGELDVLAFEPRVRTPDNWREWESASGRRYVRATAGTVILVPPGCPHAFANPTSDPARMFFQASPPPDHEKYFEELLDILNSAGGSGVDQAAIAALRVRYDIEQITPLRHDG; encoded by the coding sequence GTGACTCTCGTCAGCCCTCCGGAGGGCCTGGTCGTGCCGCCGGGCGAGGGGCGCACTCTGGCCGCTGCGGCGCAGCGGGTGACGTTCAAGGTGACCGGGGATCACGCGCGCGGCGCGTCCAGTTTCGAGGTGGTCGTTCCGCCGGGCTTCGATGTCGGGGCGCACGCGCACGCCCGCAGCGAGGAGTTGTTCTACGTACTCGAAGGCGAGCTCGACGTGCTCGCCTTCGAGCCGCGCGTGCGGACGCCCGACAACTGGCGGGAGTGGGAGTCGGCGTCCGGGCGCCGGTACGTACGGGCCACGGCGGGCACGGTCATCCTCGTCCCGCCGGGCTGTCCGCACGCCTTCGCCAACCCGACGTCGGACCCTGCCCGGATGTTCTTCCAGGCGTCGCCGCCCCCGGACCACGAGAAGTACTTCGAGGAACTGCTCGACATCCTGAACAGTGCCGGTGGGTCGGGCGTCGACCAGGCGGCGATCGCCGCTCTGCGCGTGCGCTACGACATCGAACAGATCACGCCGCTGCGGCACGACGGCTGA
- a CDS encoding cytochrome P450 encodes MTELLPPTVTTPPPVHLWDLEDVPEMEFDPFLARQLREEPVSRIRLPYGTGHAWLVTRYEDVRLVTSDPRFSRTEVAGKDVTRMSPHQVAANEAVGYADPPEHTRLRRTVAKAFTSRRVDSLRVRARRIADELADTMADHGPPLDLVAHLHRPLPMAVTSELMGVPEPDRPALARCTELILSAAHSREDSERAQQEIQAYFGTLLQSRAGERGDDVAALLAAELAQGHLSEGEAVALAVTIQISGLHAVTNNSANMVYLLLTRPGLWDRLRSDPAVLPAAVEELLRYIPHRRGVGIGRIATEDVAVGEVVIPAGDIVYASYLTANRDPAAFEDPDRIDFDRTDNAHVSFGHGQHHCLAAMLARMESEVMLSTLLRRFPDLRLAVPAEEITWTPRPLIRGPRALPVAW; translated from the coding sequence ATGACCGAGTTGCTTCCCCCCACCGTCACCACACCTCCCCCGGTCCACCTCTGGGACCTGGAAGACGTACCGGAGATGGAATTCGACCCCTTCCTCGCCCGTCAGCTGCGCGAGGAGCCCGTCTCCCGCATCCGGCTGCCGTACGGCACCGGCCACGCCTGGCTGGTGACCCGCTACGAAGACGTCCGGCTCGTCACCTCCGACCCCCGGTTCAGCCGGACCGAAGTCGCCGGGAAGGACGTCACCCGCATGTCGCCGCACCAGGTCGCGGCCAACGAAGCCGTCGGGTACGCCGACCCGCCCGAGCACACCCGGCTGCGCCGGACCGTGGCGAAGGCCTTCACCTCCCGTCGCGTGGACAGCCTGCGGGTCCGGGCCCGCAGGATCGCCGACGAACTGGCGGACACCATGGCCGACCACGGACCTCCCCTGGACCTCGTCGCCCATCTGCACAGGCCGCTGCCGATGGCCGTGACGAGCGAACTGATGGGGGTGCCCGAGCCGGACCGCCCCGCGCTCGCGCGGTGCACCGAGCTCATCCTGTCGGCGGCCCACAGCCGGGAGGACAGCGAACGGGCGCAGCAGGAGATCCAGGCGTACTTCGGGACTCTTCTGCAGAGCCGCGCCGGTGAACGCGGGGACGACGTCGCCGCCCTGTTGGCGGCCGAGCTCGCGCAGGGGCACCTGAGCGAGGGGGAGGCCGTCGCACTCGCCGTCACCATTCAGATCAGCGGGCTGCACGCCGTCACCAACAACAGCGCCAACATGGTGTATCTGCTGCTCACCCGCCCCGGACTGTGGGACCGGCTGCGGAGCGATCCGGCCGTACTGCCCGCCGCTGTCGAGGAGTTGCTGCGGTACATCCCGCACCGCAGGGGAGTGGGCATCGGCCGGATCGCGACCGAGGACGTGGCGGTGGGGGAGGTCGTCATCCCGGCCGGCGACATCGTCTACGCCTCGTACCTCACCGCGAACCGCGACCCTGCGGCGTTCGAGGACCCGGACCGGATCGACTTCGACCGGACCGACAACGCCCATGTGTCCTTCGGCCACGGGCAGCACCACTGTCTGGCCGCGATGCTCGCCCGGATGGAGTCCGAGGTCATGCTTTCCACCCTGCTGCGACGGTTCCCGGATCTGCGGCTGGCCGTACCCGCCGAGGAGATCACCTGGACCCCGCGTCCGCTCATCCGGGGCCCGCGTGCCCTGCCGGTCGCCTGGTGA
- a CDS encoding type III polyketide synthase: MATLCRPAVSVPEHIITVEQTLDLARTLHADHPQLALALRLIENTGVRKRHLVQPIEETLRHPGLRARNLRYESEAKARVPEVVRRALDHAELRPADIGLIVYVSCTGFMMPSLTAWMINTMGFRSDTRQMPIAQLGCAAGGAAINRSHDFCTAYPGANALVVSCEFCSLCYQPTDIGIGSLLSNGLFGDAVAAVALRGTGGTGISLERNGSHLVPDTEDWIAYSVRETGFHFLLDKRVPGTMEPLAPALKELAAQHGWDAGQLDFYLVHAGGPRILDDLCRFLDVPPEAFRFSRATLTEYGNIASAVVLDALGRFFDEGSAVDSARGLIAGFGPGITAEITLGSWVTDTVPAPVRTFLSPMTAGLPAVAVLEGNAPQCEHSTVNTGP; the protein is encoded by the coding sequence ATGGCAACGCTGTGCAGACCGGCTGTTTCCGTACCCGAGCACATCATCACCGTCGAGCAGACGCTCGACCTGGCCCGGACGCTGCACGCCGATCATCCTCAACTCGCTCTGGCGCTAAGGCTGATCGAAAACACCGGCGTACGAAAACGCCACCTTGTCCAGCCGATCGAGGAGACCCTGCGCCACCCAGGGCTCCGGGCGCGCAACCTGCGATACGAGTCCGAGGCCAAGGCCCGGGTGCCGGAGGTCGTACGGCGCGCGCTCGACCACGCCGAACTACGGCCGGCCGACATCGGCCTCATCGTCTACGTCTCGTGCACCGGCTTCATGATGCCGTCCCTGACAGCCTGGATGATCAACACCATGGGGTTCCGCTCCGACACCCGGCAGATGCCGATCGCCCAGCTCGGCTGCGCGGCGGGCGGGGCGGCGATCAACCGGTCCCACGACTTCTGCACCGCCTATCCGGGCGCCAACGCGCTGGTGGTCTCGTGCGAATTCTGCTCGCTCTGCTACCAGCCCACCGACATCGGCATCGGATCGCTGCTCTCCAACGGGCTGTTCGGTGACGCGGTGGCGGCCGTCGCCCTGCGCGGCACCGGAGGCACCGGCATATCGCTGGAGCGCAACGGCTCCCACCTGGTGCCCGACACCGAGGACTGGATCGCGTACAGCGTCCGCGAGACCGGATTCCACTTCCTGCTGGACAAACGAGTCCCCGGCACCATGGAGCCACTGGCCCCGGCTCTCAAGGAACTGGCCGCCCAGCACGGCTGGGACGCCGGACAGCTCGATTTCTACCTCGTGCATGCCGGCGGTCCGCGCATCCTGGACGACCTGTGCCGCTTCCTCGACGTACCCCCCGAGGCATTCCGCTTCAGCCGGGCGACGCTGACCGAGTACGGCAATATCGCGAGCGCCGTGGTGCTGGACGCCCTCGGCAGATTCTTCGACGAAGGCTCCGCCGTCGACTCCGCGCGGGGTCTCATCGCGGGCTTCGGGCCGGGCATCACGGCCGAGATCACCCTCGGCAGCTGGGTCACGGACACCGTTCCTGCCCCCGTACGCACCTTCCTCTCCCCGATGACCGCCGGGCTGCCTGCGGTCGCGGTGCTGGAAGGGAATGCCCCGCAGTGTGAACACAGCACTGTGAACACAGGACCGTGA
- a CDS encoding aminoglycoside phosphotransferase family protein, with protein sequence MGSLPAAVVIRTWQDEAQVLAAVKKVLPHAPDPLHRYAEGVRLSSISENGKPVDSWLIQALAGLLAQLAVLRREDLPRLPPEWPRDGHGRSFLRKLALLTEQHVCRPNRPEFGGLFAALGIPEDALTAFAARVPPMVGRPFGLLHTDLHRDNVIVFPHADPPVTCADWRRATYGDPLHDLATHLVRMRYPDESQREEAERAWYRAMLRMRPAAANGLKSDLRHYVDFEYAQSVYPDVMLAARSLGREQQPEGLEAAAEAVERALGLARQPLRLSDVPGRAEIERILYRWHAARVGRSGTCLPASSPAVSWVTDEHIPEDPAFPWSAVTEALAAEGAAPARRVFKGTGHLNTVVQVPSTGATVVVRRKLNAAGRREPCFLDEHVVLKALEGLRGRVRAPRIYATGVSALSDRFAVHSYEGPADGSRPPNHPVNGLLPHEADDLVDQLCALVDVDAAALDPTMGKDGFYHWLSDRLVEMVGALPKESLQLARVLGLPGAQRLKQILARHTVTPRAPVLLHGDLNPWNLVRGDRSGQLVLIDWEMAMVGDPLYDLVRHLHLTPHRPEIRRRMYERWERRLGARGDAYVDGWEQDLRTYRWIETVRSAYVDLDRLVTGASLDAPNVRRAVDSYSMTLQAATASLGLRGARTDNPCLALATLTPSAS encoded by the coding sequence GTGGGCAGTCTCCCTGCGGCCGTGGTGATCAGGACCTGGCAGGACGAAGCCCAGGTCCTTGCCGCCGTCAAAAAGGTGCTGCCCCACGCACCCGACCCTCTGCATAGGTATGCGGAAGGCGTGCGGCTCTCCAGCATCAGTGAGAACGGCAAGCCCGTCGACTCGTGGCTGATCCAGGCGCTGGCCGGACTCCTCGCGCAACTGGCCGTACTGCGCCGGGAGGACCTGCCCAGGCTGCCCCCGGAGTGGCCCCGCGACGGACACGGCCGGTCGTTCCTCCGCAAGCTGGCCCTGCTCACCGAACAGCACGTATGCCGGCCGAACCGGCCCGAATTCGGCGGGCTGTTCGCGGCCCTGGGAATCCCGGAGGACGCTCTGACGGCGTTTGCCGCGCGGGTGCCGCCCATGGTCGGCCGCCCGTTCGGCCTGCTCCATACCGACCTGCACCGGGACAACGTGATCGTCTTCCCGCATGCGGACCCGCCGGTGACCTGCGCGGACTGGAGGCGGGCCACGTACGGAGACCCGCTGCACGATCTGGCCACCCACCTCGTGCGGATGCGGTACCCGGACGAATCTCAGCGGGAGGAGGCCGAGCGCGCCTGGTACCGGGCCATGCTCCGGATGAGACCGGCGGCCGCCAACGGCCTGAAATCCGACCTGCGCCACTACGTGGACTTCGAGTACGCCCAGTCCGTATATCCGGACGTGATGCTCGCGGCCAGATCCCTGGGGCGGGAGCAGCAGCCCGAGGGACTGGAGGCGGCGGCGGAGGCCGTGGAGCGGGCGCTCGGCCTCGCGCGGCAGCCGCTGAGGCTGTCCGACGTGCCGGGCAGAGCCGAGATCGAGCGAATCCTCTACCGCTGGCACGCGGCCCGCGTCGGCCGGTCCGGAACCTGCCTGCCCGCATCCTCGCCCGCCGTCTCCTGGGTGACGGACGAGCACATTCCCGAAGACCCCGCCTTCCCCTGGAGCGCGGTGACCGAGGCCCTCGCCGCGGAGGGAGCCGCCCCCGCCCGGCGGGTGTTCAAGGGCACCGGGCACCTCAATACCGTCGTACAGGTCCCGAGCACCGGTGCCACCGTCGTCGTACGCCGCAAACTGAACGCGGCCGGCCGCAGGGAGCCGTGCTTCCTCGATGAGCATGTGGTGCTGAAAGCACTGGAAGGCCTGCGGGGCAGGGTGCGGGCGCCCAGGATCTACGCGACGGGCGTCAGCGCACTGTCGGACCGGTTCGCCGTGCACTCCTACGAAGGCCCGGCCGACGGGTCACGGCCGCCGAACCACCCGGTCAACGGCCTGCTGCCGCACGAAGCCGACGATCTCGTCGACCAGCTCTGCGCCCTGGTCGACGTGGACGCCGCCGCCCTCGACCCCACCATGGGCAAGGACGGCTTCTACCACTGGCTGAGCGACCGTCTCGTGGAGATGGTCGGCGCCCTGCCCAAGGAGTCTCTCCAACTGGCCCGCGTTCTCGGCCTGCCCGGCGCACAGCGGCTGAAGCAGATCCTGGCGCGGCACACCGTCACCCCGCGCGCCCCGGTCCTGCTGCACGGCGACCTCAACCCCTGGAACCTCGTCCGAGGCGACCGGTCCGGCCAACTCGTCCTCATCGACTGGGAGATGGCGATGGTGGGCGACCCGCTGTACGACCTGGTGCGCCATCTGCACCTGACCCCGCACCGGCCCGAGATCCGGCGGCGGATGTACGAGCGCTGGGAACGCAGGCTGGGGGCGCGCGGCGACGCATACGTGGACGGCTGGGAGCAGGACCTGCGCACGTACCGCTGGATCGAGACCGTCCGCTCCGCCTACGTGGACCTCGACCGTCTGGTCACCGGGGCGAGCCTGGACGCGCCCAATGTGCGCAGGGCCGTCGACTCGTACTCGATGACCTTGCAGGCGGCCACGGCTTCCCTCGGTCTGCGGGGCGCCAGGACGGACAATCCTTGCCTTGCCCTGGCGACACTTACGCCGTCCGCCTCCTGA
- a CDS encoding HAD family hydrolase — translation MTSDATQTGQAASVIEKVRDLITGAECVLFDFDGPICRLFAGHQAHRVADSLVDWLEKRGRHVLLTEEELGSDDPQDVLKAVARMHPGSDLVEALEEKLTREELRAAATARPTPYADPLIRTWRAVGSRLAITTNNSPLVAEQYLTGRGLADCFRPHIYGRTTDLDRLKPAPDCLNRALTALGARPAASLMIGDTPSDLIAARRAGVRFLGYGRDQPRMERLRKAGAATVVDDLGQVLHLVRKLGRA, via the coding sequence GTGACTTCTGACGCGACTCAAACCGGACAGGCGGCATCTGTGATCGAAAAAGTGCGGGATTTGATCACGGGTGCGGAATGTGTGCTCTTCGATTTCGACGGCCCCATCTGCCGGCTGTTCGCCGGACACCAGGCACACCGGGTGGCGGACAGCCTGGTCGACTGGCTGGAGAAGCGCGGCCGGCATGTACTGCTGACGGAGGAGGAACTGGGCTCGGACGACCCGCAGGACGTACTGAAGGCCGTGGCCCGGATGCATCCCGGCAGCGACCTGGTCGAGGCGCTGGAGGAGAAACTCACCCGCGAGGAGCTGCGGGCAGCCGCCACCGCCCGCCCCACGCCCTATGCCGATCCGCTGATACGCACCTGGCGCGCTGTCGGAAGCCGCCTCGCGATCACGACGAACAATTCCCCGCTGGTGGCGGAGCAGTACCTGACCGGCCGCGGCCTCGCGGACTGTTTCAGACCCCACATCTACGGCCGCACCACCGACCTGGACCGGCTGAAGCCGGCCCCGGACTGCCTCAACCGCGCCCTGACCGCGCTGGGTGCCCGCCCCGCAGCCTCCCTGATGATCGGCGACACGCCTTCGGACCTGATCGCGGCCCGGCGGGCGGGCGTGAGGTTCCTCGGCTACGGACGCGACCAGCCGCGCATGGAACGCCTGCGCAAGGCGGGCGCGGCCACGGTCGTCGACGATCTGGGGCAGGTGCTCCACCTGGTACGGAAGCTGGGCCGGGCCTGA
- a CDS encoding winged helix-turn-helix domain-containing protein, protein MNQEKLTVNGRKLSYVEVADALRERIHSGDLKAGNPMPTQTRLAGEFGVERGTIRKALRVLQEEGLLTGVTRGAPARIADTPPGAPAAPEQAQPTMVSLGPRITTAFAEPQVRIDAVSLTSESLTIALGEPLRQIHEGRIRPETVEARILLPSREIALAFPTPVVDPTDDGPVHERWLAQRNSQGQVLRHNLLALRRSHGIDVRVTFRALPFTPPVKLYLLNGSEALFGYYMIQKREEEIEDVTTEMYDTLGLKSLLFSFGSDEGARNAKFVEESQTWFNALWNTITSDLTLS, encoded by the coding sequence GTGAACCAGGAGAAGCTGACAGTGAACGGCAGAAAGCTCTCGTACGTGGAAGTGGCGGACGCCCTGCGCGAGCGCATCCACAGCGGTGACCTCAAGGCCGGGAACCCCATGCCGACGCAGACCCGCCTGGCCGGCGAGTTCGGCGTCGAGCGCGGCACGATCCGCAAGGCGCTGCGGGTCCTCCAGGAGGAGGGCCTCCTCACCGGTGTCACGCGGGGCGCTCCGGCCCGTATCGCGGACACACCGCCCGGCGCACCTGCGGCGCCGGAGCAGGCGCAGCCGACGATGGTCAGCCTGGGGCCGCGCATCACCACGGCCTTCGCGGAACCCCAGGTGCGCATCGACGCGGTCAGCCTGACCTCGGAGTCGCTGACGATCGCGCTGGGCGAGCCGCTGCGGCAGATCCACGAAGGCCGCATCAGGCCGGAAACCGTGGAGGCCCGGATCCTGCTCCCGAGCCGGGAGATCGCGCTGGCCTTCCCCACCCCGGTGGTGGACCCGACCGACGACGGCCCGGTCCACGAGCGCTGGCTCGCCCAGCGCAACTCCCAGGGGCAGGTGCTGCGCCACAACCTGCTGGCGCTGCGGCGCTCGCACGGCATCGACGTCAGGGTGACATTCCGGGCGCTGCCGTTCACGCCGCCCGTGAAGCTCTACCTCCTCAACGGCTCCGAGGCGCTGTTCGGCTACTACATGATCCAGAAGCGGGAGGAGGAGATCGAGGACGTGACGACGGAGATGTACGACACGCTCGGCCTCAAATCGCTGCTGTTCTCGTTCGGTTCGGACGAGGGTGCGCGCAACGCCAAGTTCGTTGAGGAGTCCCAGACTTGGTTCAACGCACTCTGGAACACCATCACGTCGGACCTGACACTCTCTTAG